From Carettochelys insculpta isolate YL-2023 chromosome 8, ASM3395843v1, whole genome shotgun sequence, a single genomic window includes:
- the B3GALT1 gene encoding beta-1,3-galactosyltransferase 1 encodes MASKVSCLYVLTVVCWASALWYLSITRPTSSYTGHRHFNTISIARKNVSFGNIRTRPINPHSFEFLINEPNKCEKNIPFLVILISTTHKEFDARQAIRETWGDENNFKGIKIATLFLLGKNADPVLNQMVEQESQIFHDIIVEDFIDSYHNLTLKTLMGMRWVATFCSKAKYVMKTDSDIFVNMDNLIYKLLKPNTKPRRRYFTGYVINGGPIRDVRSKWYMPRDLYPDSNYPPFCSGTGYIFSADVAELIYKTSLHTRLLHLEDVYVGLCLRKLGIHPFQNSGFNHWKMAYSLCRYRRVITVHQITPEEMHRIWNDMSSKKHLRC; translated from the coding sequence ATGGCTTCAAAGGTCTCATGTTTGTATGTCCTGACAGTAGTTTGCTGGGCAAGTGCTCTTTGGTATTTAAGCATTACTCGTCCTACTTCTTCCTACACTGGCCACAGACACTTTAATACTATATCCATAGCCAGGAAAAATGTCTCCTTTGGCAACATAAGAACTCGACCTATAAATCCACATTCATTTGAGTTCCTCATTAATGAGCCCAATAAGTGTGAGAAGAACATCCCTTTCCTAGTCATTCTGATCAGCACGACTCACAAGGAATTTGATGCAAGACAAGCTATTCGAGAGACTTGGGGAGATGAAAACAACTTTAAAGGCATTAAAATTGCCACTCTCTTCCTTCTTGGGAAGAATGCAGATCCTGTACTGAATCAGATGGTAGAGCAAGAAAGTCAAATTTTTCATGATATTATTGTGGAGGACTTCATTGACTCTTATCATAACCTTACTCTTAAAACATTAATGGGTATGCGGTGGGTGGCCACATTTTGTTCAAAAGCAAAGTATGTTATGAAGACAGACAGTGATATTTTTGTCAATATGGACAACCTGATTTACAAACTGCTCAAACCCAACACCAAGCCAAGGAGAAGGTACTTTACTGGTTACGTCATCAATGGAGGACCAATAAGGGATGTCCGCAGTAAATGGTACATGCCCAGAGATTTGTACCCTGATAGCAATTATCCACCATTCTGTTCAGGTACTGGCTACATTTTTTCAGCAGATGTAGCAGAACTGATTTATAAAACCTCCCTCCATACCAGACTTCTTCATCTTGAAGATGTGTATGTGGGACTCTGTCTTCGGAAGCTTGGCATTcaccctttccagaacagtggcTTCAATCACTGGAAGATGGCCTACAGCTTGTGTAGGTACCGCAGAGTGATCACAGTGCATCAGATAACACCAGAAGAAATGCACAGAATTTGGAATGACATGTCAAGCAAGAAGCATCTCAGATGTTAA